Proteins from a single region of Mucilaginibacter daejeonensis:
- a CDS encoding sodium-translocating pyrophosphatase, giving the protein MDLLYHYLIYCIPLVGIIGLLAMAVKSAWVVKQPSGDAGMNQLAGYIADGAMAFLRAEWKVLSYFAVIAVILLAWSGTTVQNSSPVIAVSFLIGAFLSAFAGYLGMRIATKANVRTTEAAKTSLPKALKVSFIGGTVMGLGVAGLAVLGLGSLFILFYHLYVVKTGGNVNGEAMSKALEVLAGFSLGAESIALFARVGGGIYTKAADVGADLVGKVEAGIPEDDVRNPATIADNVGDNVGDVAGMGADLFGSYVATILATMVLGREIVSHDNFGGIAPVLLPMVIAGMGLIFSIISASFVRIKTETDSVQNALNIGNWSSILLTAIATYFVVQWMLPQGQFHLVRDEANGVIKAGALVFDRMGVFLSIVVGLVVGTLMSIITEYYTAMGKRPVMSIIRQSSTGHATNIIGGLSVGMESTVLPILVLAAGIYGSYHFAGLYGVAIAAAGMMATTAMQLAIDAFGPIADNAGGIAEMNQLPEEVRHRTDNLDAVGNTTAATGKGFAIASAALTSLALFAAFVGVAGIDHIDIYKADVLAGLFVGGMIPFIFSSLAIAAVGRAAMSMVEEVRRQFREIPGIMEYKAKPEYEKCVAISTKASIREMMAPGLIALITPIIIGFAFGPEVLGGLLAGVTVSGVLMGIFQSNAGGAWDNAKKSFEKGVVINGETFYKKSDPHKASVTGDTVGDPFKDTSGPSMNILIKLMSIVSLVIAPHLHQEVGTSKHIQKELDLRSKVPHHIYVDKNA; this is encoded by the coding sequence ATGGATCTTCTGTACCATTATCTGATCTATTGTATACCCTTAGTGGGTATCATTGGCCTGTTGGCCATGGCAGTGAAATCGGCTTGGGTGGTCAAGCAACCATCGGGCGATGCAGGCATGAACCAATTGGCAGGCTACATTGCCGATGGCGCCATGGCCTTTTTGCGTGCCGAGTGGAAAGTGCTCAGTTACTTTGCGGTGATCGCGGTCATTTTACTGGCTTGGTCGGGCACTACAGTGCAAAACTCGAGCCCGGTGATCGCGGTATCGTTCCTGATAGGGGCGTTCTTGTCGGCTTTTGCAGGGTATTTGGGTATGCGCATTGCTACAAAAGCCAACGTGCGTACCACCGAGGCTGCCAAGACCAGTCTTCCTAAAGCACTTAAAGTATCGTTCATCGGCGGCACCGTGATGGGCCTTGGCGTTGCCGGTTTAGCGGTACTGGGTTTGGGTTCGCTTTTTATCTTATTTTATCACTTGTATGTGGTCAAGACCGGCGGTAACGTCAATGGCGAGGCCATGTCAAAAGCATTGGAGGTATTGGCCGGCTTCTCTTTAGGTGCTGAATCTATCGCCTTGTTCGCGCGCGTGGGCGGTGGCATTTACACCAAAGCGGCCGACGTAGGCGCCGACCTGGTAGGCAAGGTGGAGGCCGGTATACCAGAGGACGACGTGCGCAACCCCGCCACCATAGCTGATAATGTTGGCGACAACGTAGGCGACGTGGCCGGCATGGGCGCCGACCTTTTTGGCTCGTATGTGGCCACCATCCTGGCGACCATGGTCTTAGGTCGCGAGATCGTATCCCATGACAATTTTGGCGGCATTGCCCCGGTGTTATTGCCCATGGTGATCGCCGGGATGGGGCTGATCTTTTCGATCATTAGTGCATCCTTCGTTCGCATCAAGACCGAGACCGATAGCGTGCAGAACGCGTTGAACATCGGTAACTGGTCGTCCATATTGCTTACAGCGATTGCCACCTATTTTGTGGTGCAATGGATGTTACCTCAGGGGCAATTCCACCTGGTACGTGACGAGGCCAATGGCGTGATCAAAGCTGGTGCACTGGTATTTGATCGCATGGGGGTATTCCTGTCCATTGTGGTTGGGCTGGTGGTAGGCACGCTGATGTCGATAATTACCGAATATTATACGGCCATGGGCAAGCGCCCGGTCATGAGCATTATCAGGCAGTCGTCCACCGGTCATGCCACCAACATCATCGGTGGATTGTCGGTAGGTATGGAATCTACCGTACTGCCGATCCTGGTATTAGCGGCAGGTATCTATGGTTCTTACCATTTTGCCGGCCTCTATGGCGTGGCTATTGCGGCCGCGGGTATGATGGCCACCACGGCCATGCAACTGGCTATCGATGCCTTCGGTCCTATAGCTGACAACGCCGGAGGCATTGCTGAAATGAACCAATTACCTGAGGAAGTACGCCACCGTACCGATAACCTGGATGCGGTAGGTAACACTACAGCGGCCACAGGTAAAGGCTTTGCCATTGCTTCCGCTGCCTTGACCTCGCTGGCCTTGTTCGCCGCTTTTGTGGGCGTGGCTGGTATCGATCACATCGACATATATAAAGCCGATGTATTAGCCGGGTTGTTCGTGGGTGGCATGATCCCGTTCATCTTCTCCTCGCTTGCAATTGCCGCAGTGGGCCGTGCGGCCATGTCAATGGTTGAGGAGGTGCGGAGACAGTTCAGGGAGATACCGGGCATTATGGAGTATAAGGCCAAGCCTGAATACGAAAAGTGCGTGGCCATTTCGACCAAGGCATCCATCCGCGAAATGATGGCTCCGGGACTGATCGCGCTGATCACGCCGATCATCATTGGCTTCGCCTTTGGGCCTGAGGTACTGGGCGGCCTGCTGGCCGGTGTTACGGTTTCGGGTGTGCTGATGGGCATCTTCCAAAGCAATGCCGGCGGCGCTTGGGACAACGCCAAGAAATCGTTCGAGAAAGGTGTGGTGATCAATGGCGAGACCTTTTACAAAAAATCAGACCCGCACAAGGCATCTGTTACGGGTGATACGGTGGGCGATCCATTCAAAGATACATCAGGGCCATCCATGAATATTCTAATAAAACTGATGTCGATCGTGTCATTGGTAATCGCTCCGCATTTACACCAGGAAGTAGGAACGAGTAAGCACATTCAGAAAGAGCTGGATCTGCGGTCGAAGGTTCCTCATCATATTTATGTAGATAAAAACGCTTGA
- a CDS encoding DUF6496 domain-containing protein translates to MAKYSAKAQEKVGETMHEMKEGKLKSGSGKKVTSKKQAVAIGLSEARKEGAKVPKKKD, encoded by the coding sequence ATGGCAAAATATTCAGCAAAGGCTCAGGAAAAAGTGGGGGAGACCATGCATGAGATGAAAGAAGGCAAACTGAAAAGCGGCAGCGGAAAAAAAGTGACCAGCAAGAAACAAGCGGTAGCCATTGGCCTGTCTGAAGCACGTAAGGAAGGTGCCAAAGTACCCAAGAAGAAAGACTGA
- a CDS encoding APC family permease, protein MEPTNSQPKLKSELGLLDGTMLVAGSMIGSGIFIVSADIIRNVGSSGWLIAVWLITGFMTLTAAVSYGELSAMFPKAGGQYVYLKEAYNKLIAFLYGWSFFAVIQTGTIAAVGVAFSKFAAYIFPVVSEENILFSMPIGTYTFTLSAAQVVSIITIILLTYINTRGVKGGKLITTTFTLTKLLSLFGLIAFGFIMARGDVWTANWTNAWDMHGLAKDGSITALTITGALGAIAASMVGSIFSSDAWNNVTFIAGEMKNPQRNIGLSLFLGTMIVTLIYVSANVMYTSVLPLNEIATAEKDRVAVAASTVIFGNVGTLIIAVMIMISTFGCNNGLILAGARVYYTMAKDGLFFSKAAKLNDNQVPEFGLWIQCVVASVLCLSGKYGDLLDMISFVVVIFYVLTIIGIYILRVKSPDAPRPYKAFGYPVLPAIYVIMGIAFCILLIKFKPQYTWPGLIIVLIGIPIYYISKSSSKHEDTVPDRT, encoded by the coding sequence ATGGAACCTACTAATTCTCAACCTAAGCTTAAGAGCGAACTCGGCCTGCTCGATGGCACCATGCTGGTGGCCGGATCCATGATCGGCTCCGGGATATTCATTGTCAGCGCTGACATTATTCGCAATGTAGGTTCATCAGGTTGGCTGATCGCCGTTTGGCTCATCACAGGTTTCATGACCCTTACCGCGGCCGTTAGCTATGGCGAGTTGAGCGCTATGTTCCCCAAAGCAGGCGGGCAGTACGTATACCTGAAAGAGGCGTATAACAAGCTCATCGCCTTTTTGTATGGCTGGAGCTTTTTTGCCGTGATCCAAACCGGAACTATTGCTGCCGTGGGGGTGGCCTTTTCCAAATTCGCGGCCTACATTTTTCCGGTCGTTAGTGAGGAGAATATCCTGTTCAGCATGCCGATCGGCACTTATACCTTCACGCTGAGTGCGGCACAGGTGGTATCTATCATTACGATCATATTGCTCACCTATATCAACACCCGCGGTGTTAAGGGCGGAAAACTGATCACCACTACCTTTACCCTTACTAAGCTGTTAAGTCTTTTTGGCTTGATCGCCTTTGGCTTTATTATGGCCCGTGGCGATGTTTGGACCGCCAACTGGACCAACGCCTGGGATATGCACGGCTTAGCTAAAGACGGCAGCATAACCGCCTTGACCATCACCGGCGCGCTGGGTGCTATAGCCGCATCAATGGTGGGTTCTATATTCAGTAGTGATGCATGGAATAACGTTACCTTCATAGCCGGCGAGATGAAGAACCCTCAACGCAACATCGGTCTGAGTTTATTCCTGGGAACGATGATCGTGACGCTGATCTACGTATCGGCCAACGTGATGTACACCTCGGTGCTTCCGCTAAATGAGATCGCCACAGCCGAAAAGGACCGCGTGGCCGTAGCGGCTTCAACCGTCATATTCGGTAACGTCGGCACGTTGATCATTGCGGTTATGATCATGATATCCACCTTTGGCTGTAATAACGGCCTGATCCTGGCAGGTGCAAGGGTGTATTATACCATGGCTAAGGATGGCTTGTTCTTCAGCAAAGCTGCTAAATTGAATGATAACCAAGTGCCCGAGTTCGGTTTGTGGATACAATGTGTGGTGGCCAGCGTATTGTGCTTGAGCGGTAAATATGGCGACCTGTTGGATATGATATCCTTTGTGGTGGTGATATTTTACGTGCTTACCATCATCGGTATTTACATCTTACGCGTTAAAAGCCCTGATGCTCCTCGCCCTTACAAAGCTTTTGGCTACCCGGTATTACCGGCCATTTATGTGATCATGGGTATAGCTTTTTGCATTTTACTCATAAAATTCAAACCACAATACACCTGGCCGGGTTTGATCATTGTGCTGATAGGCATACCTATTTATTACATCTCAAAAAGCAGCAGCAAGCATGAGGATACTGTCCCTGATCGTACTTAG
- the dacB gene encoding D-alanyl-D-alanine carboxypeptidase/D-alanyl-D-alanine endopeptidase, with protein MRILSLIVLSSLIFQTTTRAQGLEKNLQTALDRLQQDSQCRYASISLTVLDAETGKEVFSAHPNVGLAPASTLKTLTSITAFNVLGADFKFQTLFGYSGAIDATGTLNGDVIIKGGGDPTLASWRYPQTKENNILTQLVAALKKAGIKKINGRIIGDDSLFDTQAVPDGWIWQDVGNYYGAGASALCWRENTFDIKYETSTVGNPVKVIGTSPAMPYIDFRSEVTTGAPGTGDHSYAYVPVGTKNMYVRGSYSTDKAEKSISVSMTDPAYDAAWRLSDTLKRIGIAISGEPVSVTTLTAANLPLPAMSKTLTSINSPDLGKIVYWLNKKSINLYAEQLIKTIAQRSGKKVSTRGGVSAVKSFWQAKGIDSAALNIYDGSGLSPGDRITTSALAQILRTAADQPWFGVFYESLPLYNNMHMKSGTIADVVAYAGYQTHQGRKLCFSAIINNYTGSTTAVRQKLFKVLDELK; from the coding sequence ATGAGGATACTGTCCCTGATCGTACTTAGTTCGTTAATATTTCAAACCACTACCCGGGCACAAGGCCTGGAGAAGAACTTACAGACCGCGTTAGACCGGCTACAGCAGGACAGCCAGTGCCGCTATGCGTCCATATCGTTAACGGTGTTGGATGCAGAGACCGGTAAGGAAGTGTTCAGCGCCCACCCCAATGTGGGGCTGGCACCGGCATCGACGCTGAAAACGTTAACCTCGATCACGGCATTCAACGTACTTGGAGCCGATTTTAAATTTCAGACCCTATTTGGCTATAGCGGCGCCATTGATGCCACCGGAACGCTTAATGGCGATGTGATCATTAAAGGTGGCGGCGACCCTACCCTGGCCAGCTGGCGCTACCCACAAACCAAGGAAAATAATATTCTCACCCAACTGGTGGCCGCTTTAAAGAAGGCCGGCATCAAAAAGATCAATGGGCGCATCATTGGTGATGATTCGCTATTTGATACGCAGGCCGTTCCTGACGGCTGGATCTGGCAGGATGTGGGTAATTACTACGGCGCAGGCGCATCGGCCCTTTGCTGGCGCGAGAACACTTTTGATATCAAATACGAGACCAGCACCGTTGGCAATCCTGTAAAGGTGATCGGCACCTCGCCAGCCATGCCTTACATCGACTTTAGGAGTGAGGTGACCACCGGCGCGCCCGGTACGGGCGACCACTCTTACGCCTACGTGCCTGTGGGTACCAAGAACATGTACGTACGTGGCTCCTACTCTACCGATAAGGCCGAGAAAAGCATATCTGTATCCATGACCGACCCGGCTTACGATGCGGCCTGGCGTTTAAGCGATACCCTGAAGCGCATAGGCATTGCCATAAGTGGGGAACCGGTATCAGTGACCACCTTAACAGCCGCCAACCTGCCTTTGCCGGCCATGAGCAAGACCCTCACATCCATCAATTCGCCAGACCTGGGAAAGATCGTGTACTGGCTCAATAAAAAGAGTATCAACCTTTATGCGGAGCAGTTGATCAAGACCATTGCACAGCGGAGCGGTAAAAAGGTATCGACCAGAGGGGGCGTGTCTGCCGTGAAAAGCTTTTGGCAAGCTAAGGGGATAGACAGCGCTGCATTGAACATTTATGACGGTAGCGGCCTGTCGCCCGGCGACCGTATCACTACCAGCGCGCTGGCACAGATACTCCGCACTGCGGCCGATCAGCCATGGTTCGGTGTTTTTTACGAAAGCTTGCCTTTGTATAACAATATGCACATGAAAAGCGGTACCATTGCCGATGTTGTGGCCTACGCCGGTTACCAGACCCACCAGGGACGTAAACTATGCTTTTCGGCCATTATCAACAATTACACAGGTTCGACCACTGCGGTAAGGCAAAAGCTGTTCAAGGTACTGGACGAGCTGAAATAG
- a CDS encoding MBL fold metallo-hydrolase — MKKLYAIVCCLAIISLTQPAANAQSPSFKVVPLGVKGGVDESDLSAYMVAPVADDRFICLDAGTIHHGLERAIANKALNGTPEDAQRRLIKAYFISHSHLDHLSGLVINSPEDTSKAIYANADCIEAFKNYYFTWKSWANFANEGEKPQLNKYKYEVMTGGQQVSVPNTSLKVRSFPLSHSNLQSTAFLVNSKDNYLLYLGDTGPDEIEKSENLNNLWKAIAPIVKAGKLKALLIEVSFPNQQPDKNLFGHLTPNWLNKEMKVLAGYAGARNMKGFKLMVTHVKPPQSKILMIQRQLKAQNELGLQLVFPKQGKQLLF; from the coding sequence ATGAAAAAGCTTTACGCTATCGTTTGCTGCCTGGCCATTATATCGCTGACCCAACCTGCGGCTAACGCTCAGTCTCCCTCATTCAAGGTGGTGCCGTTAGGCGTTAAGGGCGGTGTTGATGAAAGCGACCTTTCGGCATATATGGTGGCGCCCGTTGCTGATGATCGCTTTATTTGCCTTGATGCCGGCACCATACATCACGGTTTGGAGCGTGCCATTGCCAACAAGGCATTGAATGGTACCCCTGAAGATGCACAACGCAGGCTGATCAAAGCTTACTTTATCTCGCACTCTCATTTGGATCACTTGAGCGGCCTGGTGATCAATTCGCCGGAGGACACCTCGAAAGCTATTTATGCCAACGCCGACTGCATCGAGGCTTTCAAGAACTACTACTTCACTTGGAAAAGCTGGGCCAACTTTGCCAATGAGGGCGAAAAGCCACAGCTGAACAAGTACAAGTACGAGGTGATGACCGGAGGACAACAAGTGAGTGTTCCGAATACCTCTCTCAAGGTCCGGTCATTTCCGCTTAGCCATTCCAATTTGCAAAGCACCGCGTTTTTGGTGAACAGTAAAGATAACTATCTCTTATATCTGGGTGATACCGGCCCTGACGAGATCGAGAAAAGCGAGAACCTGAATAACCTGTGGAAAGCGATCGCACCAATAGTAAAAGCAGGTAAGCTTAAAGCGCTGCTGATCGAGGTGTCCTTCCCTAACCAGCAGCCGGATAAGAACCTGTTCGGCCACCTGACCCCTAACTGGCTGAACAAGGAAATGAAGGTACTGGCAGGCTATGCCGGTGCTAGAAATATGAAAGGCTTTAAACTAATGGTAACGCACGTAAAGCCACCTCAAAGCAAGATACTCATGATCCAACGGCAGCTAAAAGCTCAAAACGAACTTGGGTTACAATTGGTATTCCCGAAGCAGGGCAAGCAATTGCTCTTTTAG
- a CDS encoding MgtC/SapB family protein encodes MLRILLACLMGSVIGLERQRRDWTAGLRTHMLVCMGAALFMLVSMHGFTDVVGQKGIELDPSRVAAQVVSGIGFIGAGTIMFVRQQVIKGLTTAAGLWTVAAIGLAVGGGMYGAAVLTTVLALIILALIKPLELRYFKAGQTDQIRISIQHGNTLVDQLDPLLKELHLGYTHIDLKKVEDGTDEISITLVKQDVKNVNKLQVLQQIRALDGVQKAEFMLQ; translated from the coding sequence ATGCTTCGGATATTGCTTGCCTGTTTAATGGGCAGCGTGATAGGTCTGGAGCGGCAACGCCGCGACTGGACCGCAGGCCTGCGTACCCACATGCTGGTTTGTATGGGTGCTGCATTGTTCATGCTCGTATCGATGCATGGTTTCACCGATGTTGTCGGTCAAAAAGGGATCGAGCTTGATCCGTCGCGCGTGGCCGCGCAGGTGGTGAGTGGTATTGGCTTCATTGGCGCAGGTACCATCATGTTCGTGCGGCAACAAGTGATCAAAGGACTGACCACCGCGGCCGGCCTTTGGACGGTAGCGGCGATCGGATTGGCGGTTGGCGGAGGCATGTACGGAGCTGCGGTATTGACCACTGTGTTGGCCCTCATCATACTGGCGCTGATCAAACCCCTGGAGCTACGATACTTTAAGGCAGGGCAAACCGACCAGATCCGGATAAGCATCCAACACGGGAACACACTGGTGGACCAATTAGACCCTTTACTGAAAGAACTTCACTTAGGCTATACTCACATCGACCTTAAAAAGGTTGAGGACGGTACCGATGAGATCAGCATCACGCTGGTCAAACAGGATGTCAAGAATGTGAACAAACTGCAAGTGTTACAACAGATTCGGGCACTCGATGGTGTTCAAAAGGCAGAGTTCATGCTGCAATAG
- a CDS encoding TlpA disulfide reductase family protein has product MRTLLYTIALLLTVTFAKAQTSTSGPQKVYRLPRLDERSVILDSAGRKVDYTAWTTLVNSGRYEVKVVVMENGKGALRLVKMSKAARDAKFAKMGKPAESPFFTTGQAFGKKLKEKSYAGEQWTNEKLKGKIVVMSFWYVNNIQCRQQLPDLNELAVTYKADGDVVFLSVPLDDKKTVEEFLKYSPLAYQHLENGKELSSRLGVVGQPTDVVIDQHGLVQYHTTGYNAANAYWIGKTIETLKTTAGAADVKELTLASK; this is encoded by the coding sequence ATGAGAACACTGCTTTACACCATCGCCCTTTTACTTACCGTGACCTTCGCAAAGGCCCAGACCAGCACCTCAGGCCCGCAAAAAGTATATCGCCTGCCACGTTTGGACGAGCGCTCGGTTATACTGGACTCAGCAGGACGTAAAGTGGATTACACTGCCTGGACCACCTTAGTGAACAGCGGCCGCTACGAAGTAAAGGTAGTAGTGATGGAGAACGGTAAAGGCGCCTTGCGTTTAGTAAAAATGAGCAAAGCTGCAAGAGATGCCAAGTTCGCTAAGATGGGTAAACCGGCAGAAAGCCCGTTCTTCACTACCGGTCAGGCCTTCGGCAAAAAACTGAAAGAAAAAAGCTATGCCGGTGAGCAGTGGACCAATGAGAAACTAAAAGGCAAGATCGTGGTGATGAGCTTCTGGTATGTGAACAACATCCAATGCCGTCAGCAATTGCCAGACCTGAACGAACTGGCCGTAACTTACAAAGCAGATGGTGACGTGGTGTTCCTGTCCGTACCACTGGATGATAAAAAAACGGTAGAAGAGTTCCTGAAATATAGCCCACTGGCCTACCAGCACCTGGAGAACGGCAAAGAACTGAGCAGCAGGTTAGGCGTAGTTGGTCAACCGACGGACGTAGTGATCGATCAGCACGGCTTGGTACAATACCACACTACCGGTTACAATGCCGCTAATGCTTACTGGATCGGCAAGACCATCGAGACGCTGAAGACCACCGCAGGTGCAGCCGATGTAAAGGAACTGACCCTGGCCAGCAAATAA
- a CDS encoding AI-2E family transporter, whose translation MILKDDLPFYARLAFVLIGVLALGFLIILGKELLDPLMFGFLFAILLLPISNFLERKLKLPRSMAGFVSILLMILFISGIVYLVGTQISNLAHDWPLLKEQINKSAVDIQLWVQRTFHVNVEKQMVYVNDTTDKLVASGTTVVGSTFGALSSLVLFYLFITIFTFLILFYRRLLFRFILYVFREEATPIVHKVVENIQLILRKYILGLLIEMLVVAVITCVAFWIIGVKYAMLLGIITALFNIIPYVGIFSALLLSTLITFATGAVSKAVIVAIVVVAIHAIDANVVLPMVVGSKVRLNALITFIGIVLGEMLWGLSGMFLSIPVIAICKIIFDHIEGLRPWGYLLGGDYEYNRVAQEEMKTE comes from the coding sequence ATGATCCTTAAAGATGACCTGCCTTTCTATGCCCGCCTTGCCTTTGTACTGATCGGTGTTCTTGCTCTTGGATTCCTGATCATTTTAGGTAAAGAGCTGCTTGATCCGCTGATGTTCGGTTTCCTGTTCGCGATATTGCTGTTGCCGATAAGTAATTTTTTGGAACGTAAACTCAAATTGCCACGCAGTATGGCAGGTTTTGTTTCTATACTGTTGATGATATTGTTCATCAGCGGCATTGTTTATCTGGTAGGCACCCAAATTTCTAACCTTGCGCATGACTGGCCGCTCCTTAAGGAACAGATCAATAAGTCGGCCGTGGATATCCAGCTATGGGTACAACGTACCTTTCATGTCAATGTAGAAAAGCAGATGGTATATGTGAACGACACTACCGACAAACTGGTAGCATCGGGTACCACGGTAGTAGGTAGCACTTTCGGCGCGTTGTCCTCATTAGTGTTATTCTACTTGTTCATTACCATCTTTACCTTCCTGATCCTATTCTATCGCCGTTTACTATTCCGTTTTATCCTGTACGTATTCAGGGAAGAAGCTACACCTATCGTGCATAAAGTGGTCGAGAACATTCAACTGATTCTGCGTAAATACATCTTGGGTTTGTTGATCGAGATGCTGGTAGTTGCTGTGATCACCTGCGTAGCTTTTTGGATCATTGGTGTTAAATATGCGATGCTATTGGGTATCATCACCGCATTGTTCAATATTATCCCGTACGTGGGCATCTTTTCTGCCTTGCTGCTGAGTACGCTGATCACTTTTGCTACTGGTGCGGTAAGTAAGGCCGTGATAGTGGCCATAGTTGTGGTAGCCATTCACGCGATCGATGCCAACGTGGTATTGCCAATGGTAGTGGGCTCAAAAGTGCGTTTGAACGCGCTGATCACCTTTATCGGTATCGTACTGGGCGAGATGCTTTGGGGTTTATCAGGTATGTTCCTGTCTATTCCGGTGATCGCCATCTGCAAGATCATCTTCGACCATATCGAGGGTCTCCGGCCGTGGGGCTACCTATTAGGGGGCGATTATGAATACAACCGCGTAGCTCAGGAAGAAATGAAAACGGAGTGA
- a CDS encoding CatB-related O-acetyltransferase → MLQGPDPHKIHPLEHYPNLVFLKNIITRPNIIVGDYTYYDDTVDAYNFEKNVLYHFEFLGDKLIIGKFCAIASGAKFIMNGGNHELAPVSTFPFAIFGHGWEAVHEGADLTTKYPHKGDTVIGNDVWIGHDAMFMPGVKVGNGAIIATRSVVTHDVPDYAIVGGNPAKVIRMRYDEDTISRLLKLRWWDWDAETITRNVKLINSNDLDALEQVVKTFAP, encoded by the coding sequence ATGCTGCAAGGTCCTGATCCTCATAAGATACATCCGTTAGAGCATTATCCTAACCTGGTGTTCCTCAAAAATATCATCACCCGCCCCAATATCATCGTGGGCGATTATACCTACTATGATGATACCGTGGATGCCTATAACTTCGAGAAGAACGTCCTTTACCATTTCGAGTTCCTGGGCGATAAGCTGATCATTGGTAAGTTTTGCGCTATTGCGAGTGGCGCAAAGTTCATCATGAATGGCGGTAATCATGAGTTAGCGCCTGTCTCCACCTTCCCCTTCGCCATTTTTGGCCATGGTTGGGAGGCTGTACATGAAGGGGCCGACCTGACCACCAAGTATCCGCACAAAGGTGACACGGTGATCGGTAATGATGTATGGATAGGCCACGACGCTATGTTTATGCCGGGCGTAAAAGTAGGTAACGGTGCCATCATAGCTACCCGGAGCGTGGTAACGCACGATGTGCCCGACTATGCGATCGTTGGTGGAAACCCGGCCAAGGTGATCCGCATGCGTTATGACGAGGATACGATCAGCCGCTTGCTCAAGCTGAGGTGGTGGGACTGGGACGCAGAGACGATCACCCGTAATGTCAAACTCATCAACTCCAATGATCTGGACGCACTTGAACAGGTGGTCAAAACTTTTGCACCATAG
- a CDS encoding DUF2911 domain-containing protein → MKNLFRKFAFVGLMMAAITASAQQPKKPRPSPPDTVRATLNNGTAVQVAYSQPSVKGRTIGTDIAPYGKWWRTGANEITTVEFSKDVKVEGKALPAGKYALYTIPGEKEWTIIFNKDNKNWGTKYEEADDVLRVTVKTGKSAAFVEQLKFMVDPAGKISFAWGDKLVAFKVK, encoded by the coding sequence ATGAAGAACCTGTTCAGAAAATTCGCATTTGTTGGCCTCATGATGGCCGCTATCACGGCATCGGCCCAGCAGCCTAAAAAGCCACGCCCAAGTCCTCCGGATACCGTGAGAGCTACCTTGAACAACGGCACAGCCGTACAAGTGGCCTACAGCCAGCCATCAGTAAAAGGTCGTACCATCGGTACCGACATTGCTCCTTATGGTAAATGGTGGCGTACTGGTGCCAACGAGATCACTACCGTTGAGTTCAGCAAAGATGTGAAGGTAGAAGGCAAGGCCCTCCCTGCTGGTAAATATGCCTTGTACACTATTCCTGGTGAAAAAGAGTGGACCATTATCTTTAATAAGGACAACAAGAACTGGGGAACCAAATATGAAGAAGCTGACGACGTATTGCGCGTGACCGTGAAGACCGGTAAGTCGGCAGCCTTTGTGGAGCAACTGAAATTTATGGTTGACCCAGCCGGAAAGATCAGCTTTGCCTGGGGCGATAAGTTAGTGGCTTTCAAAGTGAAATAA